CagtgaattaggctcgccaggctccgttGGGCTGGcgatgttatacgcatggcaccggacaacTCAGCTcccagaaagtccttttaggccgtccacacggacagagcaggcgtggtaggcccagataaAGGTGGGAGggtggcgtggaatcatcatTGTCGGAATagcggattggcggacgacggcgcgggaccgtgagcggttccggattctgttGCGGCGGGCAAAGACCGCAAAGTATGTAAGTATATAGAACAAGCGTTACCACTGCTTTTCTACTTTGTAGTGCTCGTTGTAATATAATTAGTGTTGTGAAATGAGCAGTGCTGAGCCTCACTCACTCGCCTCATTAAAAAGAGTGAGCACTCTGCTCATTCATCGTGAACTGAGGTACCTCTTTTTTACTGTTTGAATGTACGTGGGATACCATCTCAGCTCGTGAGGAAAGAGGTACCTCTTTTCTCGCCTCACTTGAGTGAGCATTTTCTCATCCTCAGCTCATTAGATTGAGGCACAACACTAAATATATTGGATCTTTACCAGAAGGAAGAGCCGGAAAAGATATTTACGTTTTGGACAAGATGTATTAAAACACAGTAGAACGACGGCACGGTGTATATTCCTTCACAAGATACTTTAGAAGTAGAGCATCTTGTGCTAGCGTCCcaataagtaagtaagagtCCCAATCGTGCAAATGGTGGACTCATATAACAATATAGGATTCGAAATGGATTTCCATCTGacaattattctttttttacttataTTTTAGTATTGCGATGCATCTGATGACTAATCAACTTCAAAATGGTTTCAGACAGCTCTTTTAACGATTGTTCAATGTTCCTTGTTGCTGTTTCAACCTTCAATGATTGTCGTCTTGTGCTCAAGGGTAGGTCTCTTACTCTTacagttttatgtttgtttatgttaagTTGGCAACATCTGCCAGATGACTAATAACTAGgaagtcttcacacggcaggaccggggttcaaatcctacccgggacgtggtatcagcaagtctaatcATCCATTTGATGACCGGCCGGATCTCGACGacgtaggtcgttaagccaagtagaGTCAAACCAGCTTAGTTTAACATATTCTCTAGTGTATAATAGCTGTACTTTAAAAATGTTAGTAGtaattttccgttttcatCACCTAATAAATTTCATGATCTAAAAATTAGCATTCACGTATTGCACCCCTGTTACGGCTACGCATACAAATGCAGCACACATAAAGCCAGGGCAGAATATTTATTCCCAATCGAACCACACGAATTGCAGTCATGCATTCCCAATTGTAACCCAATTCCTCGCTTAAAAGTTAACGCAACTGGCAACAGATCGAACGGCACAAGGATGAAGCAGTGAGGCCAAAAGAAGATTCGCACAAACAATGTTCGAATCCTTACAGCAAGCAGATTTCCCCCGGGGTCGGAGTCGGTCGCCGGTGTGTGTTCGGCGTTTGATAATATGAatgggaaaagcaaaaatgaattttgatCCTAGCTATAAAGCATCGCATTAATGAGCGATacgttcccccccccccctctccccatACGATGGGTTTTAAAAGACGAACCGACCGGAATCGCAAACACCATCACACACAGCGCCAGGGAAGGTTACAAATAATGATGGGAAGGTCGAAAAAACAAGCGCAGCAAATACCTTTCCGATAGGACAACAAAACATGGGCAGAGCCAGCCGGGAGAGCAAAATCATTACGCTTGCATAAGAAGATTAAACTTTATGTtttttactgttgttgttgctgttgttggcaTCGTTTCATCCCCCGACCCTAGACGAACACCGAGGTACAAAACAGACAGTGAATGGAAATCCTGGGCGCATCCAACAAGGGCCAAACAGAGCGACATCGAATTGGCGTGGTAAGTTTTCGATTCCACTGCTGCTGTGGCTAACAGACAGCAACCAAGGGATCTCTCGGCGCAGAAATCAGGAAAAAACCCCTTCCGGCTGCAGTTGCTTGCAGTTACAGCAAGTCACACATGCTGCTGGCAGACTGCAGTGTCCTTTTGTCCTGCTTGCCGAAATACATTCGCTATGCGCTAAGCACGAAAGGAAAAATCGCATTTAGGGGTGCAGCCATAACGCAGCCAGCCGCGAGAGGGTGAGATTATGATCGGTGCGTGCATAAAACAAACGGTGCAACGATGccgatgaaaattgaaaatgatccTTTGCCCAACACGGTGACATGAGGATGGTGCTGATGATCGTACCATATCGTCGGGCAGGACAGAAGACGTATAAGGGGGTGAAATATTGTTCGTACCGTACCGCGGCGGCAACGGCAACACACAGTGTGGCACAGAGAGGTCAATGCTCTCTCTCGGTGTAGAGTTTTGAATCGAAAGCGAAAAAGGACGAGGGTGACTGCTCGGCTGACTCAGTTTTTCGGGAGATAAATAGTGTGATACCATATATATAGCATCTCTGCTGTAAAGGAAACCTTGGTGCCgttacaaacacacgcacacacgttcaATAAACCACGGGCAGGATAATGGTCGGTGGTACACGCTCCCGTGACGATGGTTGTTAACAAGCGAGCAACCCCGGGAATTCCTTGTAGCGatgtatacacacacaactacaaaGCAGACCATCCTATGATTGGGGGAAAAATTAATAGCAAAGAAAGGAACAAGTGTTCGGTGTTCCGAAGTTTGATCAATATTATGCATGCTATAGTTTTTACATACAACCATGTACGTTTCGCCCAAGCATTTGATTTGCTTGTACGAAATGTGAATGCATTTATAGAAAAGAATCAAAGCCTATCGAATGGTAACTAGCCTCTAGTATGGGCAAAGCATTTCGCTCACTTGATTCTCTCTAGCGCATGCTAGGGCCATCTGTACGTGAAAATTGGAACTATTAGAAAAATCGTATGTTATACGTTACGAACCGCTCATAATGTATAACGGTATTGTTTTTAactgtaattttttgtttgtttgcttcttgttAGGTAATAAGTAGTGATTAgattttttcagaaatttacaAACCTATTCAGTTTGTTCCAAACGATTAGGATCATTGGAATGATCGAACCcaagtttaaataaaaaaaaaaacttaaattaaaACGTGTTGAATTGTCAAAGACTGCTTCATCTCTTTCCTAAGCATACGAGTTTTCTGTACGGAGCTGAGCTTGGGACGATATAGAGGTCCCTGTCTAAATCCTATGACCGTAGCAGGGGTGCGATGCTCTCAACAAAGTCTTTGCTACGACACCACGTAAACGTTTTGGGCTTCAGCTCGGAGCCACCCTTTCGAGTCGGGGCGTAACACGGTCGCTCAGTCCACCTATAGGCAGCTCCGTTTCTGACTGTGGCTCTTTTCATTATCcgtaaaagttaaaaaaaaaccgttcgtCCCGTTCCTTTCGGAAAAGTAActagttccgttccgtttcgaaaattatttaactttccCATCACCTCCCATACAGAATTAGTGCGAAGTTCGGATGTGAGACAACAGATCGAAAAAAGGGACTCACCAATGCTGTATAAAGTACGATTTCCGCGTTTTCTTCAGCCGCGCTTTCCATCATTAAACATTGTTCCAAACAGGATGATGTAGAACACGTTATTACAtgtgttgtaaataaataatgcattcTTCTACTCGTCGTTCGTcgtttttcatattttgcaCCATTTCATGCCgttggaagtaaaaaaaaaaacccatttacTTTGGTCCAAGCATATTTTCCGGTCGCACCCATTCGGCAAACTGTTGCTCGTTCAGGTAGCCAAGTTTGAGGGCAGCCTGCTTCAGGGTGGTACCTTCCTTGTGCGCCGTCTTGGCAATCTTGGCAGCTTTGTCGTAGCCAATGTGTGGATTGAGAGCGGTAACCAGCATCAGTGATTCGTTCATAATTTTATCAATGTTGGCCCGGTTTGCCTCAATGCCCACCACACAGTTCTTGGTGAATGTACGTGCGCTGTCAGCTATAAAGAGAGAAACACATCTAGTTAGCCTAGGGATCATAGAAATTGGCAATAGTTCTCCACTACTTACAAAGCAACCGAATCGATCGCAACACGTTCGAGACAACCAACGGCTTGAACACGTTCAGCTCAAAGTGTCCATTCGATCCACCCACAGTAACGGCCACATTGTTTCCCATCACCTGTGCGCACACCATCGTCATAGCTTCACATTGCGTCGGGTTAACCTTGCCCGGCATGATCGAGCTGCCCGGTTCATTCTCTGGCAGGCTCAGCTCACCCAAACCGCAACGCGGTCCTGATCCGAGGAAGCGAATATCGTTCGCAATTTTCATGCAACTGACAGCGATCGTGTTCAAACATCCGGATACTTCCACCATAGCATCACGGGCAGCCAACGCTTCGAATTTGTTCGGTGCCGATACGAACGGTAGTCCCGTCAACTCGCCGATCTTGGCCGCAACTTTCTCAGCGAAACCGACGCGCGTGTTCAGCCCCGTACCGACGGCGGTACCACCAATCGCCAGCATGTACACACGTGGCAGCACCGCTTCAATGCGATCCAGCGCAAAAGCCATCTGCTGCACGTATCCACTGAACTCCTGCCCAAGCGTCAGAGGCACAGCGTCCTGCGTGTGTGTACGACCGATCTTAATAATGTCCTTAAACTCTTCCGACTTTGCCTTCAGAGCATCGTGCAGCGTTTGGATGGCAGGGCGCAGATTTCCCGTCAGCTCGCGGGCCACCGAAACGTGGATCGCCGTCGGGAAGGTATCGTTCGAGGATTGCGACTTGTTAACGTGATCGTTCGGATGGACGGGAGTTTTCGAGCCGAGCTTTCCGCCAAGAATCTCGATCGCACGATTGCTGATTACCTCGTTCACGTTCATGTTCGTTTGCGTACCCGAACCGGTCTGCCAGATAACGAGCGGGAAGTGATCGTCGTACAGCTTACCGGAAATTACATCGTCCGCGGCCTGTGCAATTGCGTCGGCAATCTTGGGATCCAGCCCGTACTCCTTGTTGACGAGGGCGGCCGACTTCTTCAGGATGCCCATGGCAGTGATAACGGGTTGGGGCATACGTTCGGTTGGGCCACCGATCGGGAAGTTCATCGTTGAGCGAACCGTTTGGGCACCATAGTATTTGTCGTTCGGCACCTTCAGCTCACCGAACGTGTCCGACTCCGTGCGGAAGCCTACATCTTTGCTtgcctaaaaataaaaataaacatgcaAATCATTATGATTctgcaaataaaatgtaatctCAAGCATGGAGCTATTCGCCCAACCGTCGTTCGTTATCAACTGGTtgaattgtgttttgttgtttaatctagttctaaaataaaatcaacaagtTCAAAATTATACTACGGCATCGCGTACAAATTAACCACTTAAATAAGAGAACACATCGCAACGACAACTTATAATTGCTGCATTCTGATCGATGACCGTTTTGCCCTTTCGCTTCACATAAATCCAGTTTTTGACTGtatcggatgatgatgatcattgTGCAATAGCTCCCCGCGTAGTAACACAGTAATGTCTAGCCCACAATCTCGGAAACGATTGTatgtttttgcattttacatttgcatatttaccatatcTGTCTCTTATCGCCGTGCGTTTTATCACAATAAAAACTTGTTAACCACACGTGCTGAATGTGTAAGATCAGGGAACGATCGTTCAATTACAGTCGATCCAAGCAACCGTCCGTTCTTCTCTGTTGCCACGAGTAACTCCACAGAGCTGCTTGTTGGCGAGCAAAAATTGTGTCGCTCTTCTCTTCTGAACACTTCTTCGCAGACTGAATCGAGTCGTTTTCGTTGGTCTGGAGCATGCTAGCAAGTTGATGAGGACGTAATGGTGGGACTGGTGAACAATTTAATCGCGAAAGTACAGCGCGCGTACAACGTGTAGGCACAAACGATGATCGCCTTTGTAGTGTTAGTTAGCTTTGCTCGGGTAGTACTTGAGTGATTTCGTTGTTCGTACCATTTCAAATTCTGCTCCAATCGAACCGGTCCAGAGAAAAGAGAGCACAAGCGACGCGATGTGTAAAAGGGCAAAAAGTAGGTGAaagttttttcccccgttttaatgaaataaagGTGAGCTGTTAAAGTTTATCCTTTCCAATGTGCTACGTGTTATCAGATCAAGTAGGCCCTGTAGTTCGATTATACACCAGAAGAAGGCACAACCTATTGATACTGATAGAGGGTATCTAAACCAATTCCTAGACCTGTTCTATTTTACCCAATGAAAATTAAGTGTTCTATTTTACCCacagaaattaaattatgaaaataattattcaaccATCGTGCGCTAGCTTCTTCTTGAGGTTAGACGATCAATTACAATGTTTCAATCACCAGCGCATTCTAGTAAAGCAATGCTTCTATCGTTTCAACCCGGATCAGTATCAGGATCTTGTACCTTCAGTAATCTAACCACAACATCACACATCGCTtagaaacaatttattttctttttaaagtgTCTAtgcaccaaccaaccattttAGCCTTCTTGCTATTGGGTTCTTCCATGTCTGATTGATtactttttgtaaaaaataggATATGTATCCTTGTTGATCCCAAAAATGTGCTAACGCAATTAGGCTCTGCCTAACAACTGTCAAACAGGGGCATCAAACACAATCTCCAGCAGGTTTTGCCGGCTGCAGTCGCGATGAGCGAATACCATCGTTGGTAAGAATAAGAGGATGTCTAATCCCCCCCACCCACTcaccccccaccccttgtattGATGCGAAAATTCTCACTCACCATAAATCAAATAT
This genomic window from Anopheles maculipalpis chromosome 2RL, idAnoMacuDA_375_x, whole genome shotgun sequence contains:
- the LOC126557814 gene encoding fumarate hydratase, mitochondrial-like, producing MFHVSRLVVRGQAHVKVCARLAALQSSRHITTSRTASKDVGFRTESDTFGELKVPNDKYYGAQTVRSTMNFPIGGPTERMPQPVITAMGILKKSAALVNKEYGLDPKIADAIAQAADDVISGKLYDDHFPLVIWQTGSGTQTNMNVNEVISNRAIEILGGKLGSKTPVHPNDHVNKSQSSNDTFPTAIHVSVARELTGNLRPAIQTLHDALKAKSEEFKDIIKIGRTHTQDAVPLTLGQEFSGYVQQMAFALDRIEAVLPRVYMLAIGGTAVGTGLNTRVGFAEKVAAKIGELTGLPFVSAPNKFEALAARDAMVEVSGCLNTIAVSCMKIANDIRFLGSGPRCGLGELSLPENEPGSSIMPGKVNPTQCEAMTMVCAQVMGNNVAVTVGGSNGHFELNVFKPLVVSNVLRSIRLLSDSARTFTKNCVVGIEANRANIDKIMNESLMLVTALNPHIGYDKAAKIAKTAHKEGTTLKQAALKLGYLNEQQFAEWVRPENMLGPK